Within Vigna unguiculata cultivar IT97K-499-35 chromosome 2, ASM411807v1, whole genome shotgun sequence, the genomic segment ttaaaacagtggtgttcataaggtttaGAAATCCTTcactgcactcgatcgatctgacgggttgttgtatcttgggggaGGAACACATAATATTGAGTATTGCCTTGTGCagtaggggcgttttctctctaaggatagcgctcaGCGTGCCTCAACCTAGGCTTACTCTATCCTTATCTCATTTACATATTTACATTAtctttatattgttattgtttgttataagaacaatttgacttgatcatctcttttatctatatttctatattgtttctggtttatcattattttataatagtcTCTAGATATGATGTTGACCTACGTGACATAGCACATGACATATGCCTTCGGGTCTGAGGTTCCATCTTGTAATATTTATGACAACTCATTTCGGCATATGAACCCTCTCTATCTCTAGGGTGAAGTAATGCAAACCCTTAATTGGACCACACATGGTTGTGTCAAGCTTGACACGCGAGATAACAGAAAATGGGATGTGTTGATTACATTTAGACTCTCATACGTTAGTATCATCTTTCTCTCTAACTCTCGTCGAGTGCTCTTGTCCTCAACTTGAGGTGGTATGCGCGACTCAGGGTCTAAGCTAGATGAATTCAATTTGGATAATCACGGGCATTTACAAGGATTGGCTGCCAACATTGTTTTAGCTTTTTTGTATGTAGGGGTAATTTTTTAGTATCCAAAGGgtgtatttttctttctctcaaaCATGTATTGTGGGCTAACATGGAATGGCccaaagagaaagaaattaggttaaTTTGGTGTTTTGTAACCATTGGACTTCCATGAATACTCACTTTCAACTTTTCTTTGCAATGGAGTATTGTTGATTCTTATCATTTCCTTAATCTCTATGCATTTCCATTCACATTACTTTGcaatttagtttagttttttagttttaagaTATTCTAGTTTGTTAAGTTTGGAACTCTTTTGTCTATGGTTTTCTTTTCAATGTGAATCgttcatttttttccttaattctAGTTTTTTAATTCCATTCAATTCTCTCTACGGCTATAGTATTGTTATGTATTCAAATTTTACGTTTCTGCATTGTTTTTGGATTTTAGGTCATATGTTCCCATCCTATTTCACATTAATTTAGCTTGCTACTTTTTTGTGTGACTCTTGTTGTTTCTGTTTTCTTCTGTTTGCAGGACTTTGTGTTATTTcttgcttttataaataaattcatgttcaattagtttttgtttccaAAAAAATCTCCGTTATAGTTGTGTTTTAGCTTTCTAGTTTTAGATAATGAAGTTTcacttttaaaattgttataattggGTTACTTTGCTACTTTTAGAACTTGtacattttaatttagttctccAATGCTTTTCTCATTTCACAcgttgaattattatttttagtttgtatttCTATCCTAGCTTTatcatttacattttatttgttattagtgttcctgcagagaacaaataagatcagttaggcacaagtatcaccttacccatattcgctatctcctcggttggcttCTCCCCCTTTTTGTATATATTGGTTTGAACTCGGGAGGGGTTACTTgtagaagggactccgaagcttaagtcagccaaagctctcaacctgatttgacttttgagagctttggctgacttaagcttcggagtcccttctgcaggtaacccctcctgagTTCAAGCCAATATATACAAAAAGGGGGAGaagccaaccgaggagatagcgaatatgggtaaggtgatacttgtgcctaactgatcttatttgttctctgcagggaCACTTAgttttatactttaattttgatGTAGTTTAATTCAACATTTTACTTTTCATTAACGTATTCTTCTGTTTAAATCAATGAACTTTAGACTAACCTGCATTAATCAAtgaactttatatttatattgatcaAGTTCACAAACTTGAGTTATCAATCTTAATCTTAGTCAACAAATTTTAGTACAACTTATAAATCAATATTACATTAATGAAACCAAGAAAACatataatctattttaaaaatttaattcatttttcaaaaacGATAAGAGATTTTTCCAAAATATAGATCTTTCTCTTTTGTCTCCCTATGGTAGCATCCCTTTCATCCTTATTATCTTCATTGAACCACTTGAAATAATTGCATCCTTTAGATTCTTCATTACAACCACTTTGCtatttacataaaattaaacaaacacaAGAAATTTGTTAGGGCAACCCACAAATTGCTTTCCACAAACACAAATTatggaaacaaaaaattaacaccATAAATCATACCTTGTAGTTAGAGCAATTTAGAAATTGTTTTCCACAATTCTTAATTGTTTTAGCCACTCTCAACAATGCAACCTTCCCATAATAGCAGATTGGTGTTCCACCCAGATCCCTATACAAAACAACATGGTAGGAGACACTATGCTTTTGTGAACCCTATGAAGAACACGCATAACCCTCACTGCGAAACTtcaaaggagaagaagaagaatatgtCTAAAGGGAAAAACTGTTTTAGGGCAAAACAAACACATTCAATTTCTTAAAGCAATATATTGTACACGTAACActgtacaattattttattttacacataTTCTTTAGTAATTGACACGTATCCATTCTTCATTGTCACACCACTATAATCTTAATGTCGTTTCTGATAATCTAACGGAATGGATTTGATTGATGCACTTAAACTAATTTGGGGACCAAATTGACACTTTTTAAAAGAGGGATACTGTTCCAGTCCGGAATATAGGACCGACCAGAACTACGTGAATTAACTCTACTGTATCGAATTTCTTTTCCCTCACTCGTCTCCCATTAACCTACCTTTTCTTGATTCCgcctctctctatatataatatgatcAGTTGTTAAAACTGCCCATCCGATTTTTCTGCCTATCAAACTTTAACCAACTAAGCCACTACTTTGTTAACATTctactttgttaattttttccTAAGATATAGGGATATTTCTTTCCGGGTCTAAAAGGCACGTGTATGAAAACCGAATTATTTCTTTGGGCCATATTACTTAGCCCATCACCGATCTATCCGACCTATCCGACCTGCCGAGCTGACCTACTTGTCCGACTTAGAATAGTCAATTATGGAAACTTGGGAAACTAGGTCGGACTCCAACCTGAGGCGAGGAGAGTACAGATACCAATTTGACACACATCACTCAAAGTCACTCAAAGTGAGTACTATTCGAGTAATTAacatttctagaaaaaaaaatgtataaaaagaattaaacaaGAAAGAATTAAAGTGATTGAGCTGGTTTTCCAGATGCACTTGTGATTTGTGGACTGGTGAATTAATTGACAAAGGTGCAATGGTTCCTGATCTCACCGTTGGAGTCGGTGAGGACCTCTATGGAACCCATTTGCACCATTGCCTTGCCAAACTTGTGAGACCAACCAGCAGCATCGTTGGCATTGGTGAGAACCATTTCCCTGGTGGACTGCGAGTTGAAAAGCGTCTGATCCGACGTGAGCAGGCCACGGTGGTTGATGAGTCCGTCGTAGTATTTGGTGTCCAAACGAATGGGAGTGGAAGGATCAAGAGACACTGTGGGGTCTGAGATGGAAGGTGGCGCAGGACAGTTTGCTTTCAGGGTTTCAGCGTAGGAAGAGTCCATTGATGGGTCTTGCGTGAAGGTGTCATTGAAAGAGTACAAACGCTTGGAGAAGGCAGAACAGTGCGACACACCAATGGAATGGGCTCCTGAAAGTGTCACCATTTCATCTCCAGACAAACCCTTTCGTGAAAACCTACTCACAAGCTCATCGGCACTCAGTGTTGGTGCAGGCAGATTCTGTGCCGCTTCATCGGCGATAGAGACACGACCGTCTCTGCGTCCTGTCGGAACGTCGTAGTTTATGCCACCCACTTTGAGAGCACTGTCTCTTGCTGCCAAGGCCAATATGTCTGCACACGATACCGTTTGAGGACATGCAGCCTCCAACTGAGCCTTGGCGTCCTCAATGACCTCGAAGCCACGCAagcttgggttgttggcaaaaTGGTCTCTTTCTGCTGGGTTACCCGGCGTAGATGCTAGCAACACGGAAGCGTCGCAGCCCTGAAGAAATGCACGAACGAAATTGATGAATCGGAATTGGAAAATATGATAATAGTTGAGAGTGGTTGAGTGATTGATTTTACCCTGACAAAGCAGTCGTGGAAATGCATCCTTATGAGACCAGCGGCTATGCCTGCGTTTTGAGAAATGGCTTTGTTTACAGCACTTCTCACTATTTCCTCCGCGGATGGACAGGTGGAGGCGTAGAAACCCACTTTGAGAGACGCTGAGGCGAATGAAGAAACCGAAACTAGAATGAGAACCAAAGTTGAAATGATTGGAAGGAGGCGTGGAGTGTTGATATCCATTGTTGTTGTGGGTTATTGCAGAATTTATGAACGAAAGTAAAGTTAAGGAGAAGCGAAAGGAAGAGTTGTGATTTGTATATACTTTGTTGTTGAGGAAGAGGTTGAGAGAAAGAGAGGCGAAGGGAAACTATTTATAGGTTGTTTTCAAAGAGCTCGTTGAGACGGTCATCATCAAAGTGTCTGCGCTTGAactcttctcttttcttcttctgcctcactttctcttttagtgtttcATTATAGGAAAATTAGgataacatatatatatttaccaCTTGCAGACTTCCACTCAGAATTTTTCTTGGTCTTGTGGCTGCATGCATGTGGCATATTTAATTACTGCAATTTGATGTTATTCACATTTTGATAGTCAATGGTTCGTTTCTTCAAACCTTTTTTGGACATAGACGGCTTCAAGAGGAGTCCACCGGATAAATTAACTATATAAATCTCTCCTTAAAACAATCAcatttctcacatttttaatCACCTTATTAtttccattattttatttttaatacaaaaaacaatttttttcatcagTAACTAAAAGAAATACAGTTATAAAAACAACTACAATGTattataatgtataataataaaaattaatgattaataaCTTAAGTAAAGTTATGACCTAATAATAACtctaataaataagataaaccTTATACATGGTTGTGCATAAATAATATTGCATAAGAAATAATAGAGATgcaattatattaaagttataaatttcattacgttattttaatatatatatatatatatatatatatatatatatatatatatatatatatatatatatatataagtattttgttattaaatttacaacttttaatctttatatctttatttaCGGCCTgcccaaaaaaaattataaaaaagaagtggtttcataatatttacttttatatattattacagaaattaaatttcataaaaaaagtttattaattACTTGTTAAAGtccattttttgaaataaatataatatttaaatttcttaggTGTTTACCTTTAGAatacaattattaatttaaataagacaactataatttttaaagtatttgggCCATACACtataaaaaaacttcaaaatagtaaaaagttttagtaactaataattattagtaattatagtgattaatttagatactaatttatcaaactaaaaattattgattactaaaatagttacaattatgaataaaaaattataattaatcactatattggtctttaaaattaggtATCATgattttgactaaaaaaaattattcactaaaaattaactacctaaatttgaattataaaaattgaattatgtatACTTTAAAAGCCTTATCGAAAATTATGAAGTCTCAACAATAATGTATTGAGGATGAAAAGGAGAAGgaaataaacatattataataAGTAGTTGGAACgaaaattcattgaaaaaaatactttattacaATAAACTTTGATAATAACATATAAACCCGGAATGCAAAATGTCAAAGTGATAGCATCAGGCTTCAAAATAACTCCTGTCAAAATGCAAAGACTGACACGTAGTTTGGGTTCTCTTGCGTTCAACGTCACTTATTCAATACGTGTGCATGGGCCTCTTTTATCCACCGCACTAAGCCTATTTATACGTGCTTTACTTCTTTCAGTTTTATGTCATTTTTATGACTTTCTTTCTTCTGCGTCTTATTTCTTTAATCATGCAATCTTCTGCCTATCTCATTTGTTCGTTATCGTGGTATTACGTGAATCAATCATGGCGCTGCAACTCTGAGATGGTATCAGAGCACTTCTTTTGAAGTGCTCTGCTGCGCATCTCTGactatcttttcttctttctttttttttctttctttctttgctCATCTTGCTTTCTtgtcttttcttcaatttgttCTGTTTTTTTCCTTTCACCATGAGCAAAGAAGTATCTGATAATATCTCCGTTTACAGTTTCTTATATTTGCACCCTAACGAAAATTCGGCTGTCGCTTTAGTTTCACCAGTCTTGGATATCAACAATTATCATTCTTGGAGCAGATCCATGATTACTGCTCTCATTGCCAAAAACAAACTCGAGTTTGTTGACGGATCTGCACCTGAACCCGCGAAAGGCGAAGACACTTATCAAACGTGGAGAAGATGCAACAACATGGTTGTGTCTTGGATCGTCCACTCAGTTTCTCCTTCCATCCGTCAAAGCATCTTATGGATGAGCAAAGCTGAAGACATTTGGAAAGATCTCAAATCAAGATATTTTCAAGGGAACCTCATACGTGTTTCAGACCTTCAAATGGAAGCCTTCTCGATCAAACAAGGTGATCTCACTGTCACAGATTATTTTACAAAGCTTAGAGTTATTTGGGATGAGATAGAGAATTTCAGACCAGACCCTGGCTGTTCTTGCAAAGCGGAATGCCCCTGTGAAGCCATATCCGTGATATTGCAAAGAAAAGTAGAAGACCTAGTGATGCAATTTCTCAGAGGTTTGAACAAGCAATACAACAATGTGAAGTCTCATGTGCTCTATATGGATCCAATGCCCTCAATCAACAAAGTTTTTTCTTACGTTGCCCAACAAGAAAGACAAATCATGGGAAGCAACATGCTTAATGAAAGCGAGGTCAAAATTAATACAGCTAATAACCAGTTGAGTTGCACTTTTTGTGGGAAAAATGGCCATCTTGAGGCAAACTGTTATAGGAAGAATGGGTTCCTGCAGAACAATGATGCAAAAGGGTTCAAGAATTCTAGCAAGAAGGTATGTGTTCACTGTGGAAGGACTGGACACACGATAGATGTATGCTACAGAAAGCATGAATTCCCTCCAGGGTACAAGTTCTCAAATAGCAGAGCCAATGCTGTGAAGACTGTGGATGCTCAACAAGAAAATGGTCAAGATAGTACTGGACAAGAGCAAGATTTTCGATTAACTCAACAACAGTACCAAGCCCTCATGAGTCTGCTGCAGGAAAATAAGGAAGACACACCAATAGATTCCAATACTAGTAAAGTCAATACCGTTTGCAAGGATTTATCGCAACGAGGTAACTCTTTTATTAGCTCTTTTTCGTGCAAACGTGATATTTGGATTTTAGACTCAGGAGCAACAGACCATGTCTCTTGTTCTCTGAAACACTTTgcttcttataataaaattgagcCCATTATTGTTAGTCTTCCAAATAACACTCATGTTACTGCCACTCACAGAGGTTATATTAAGTTGAAAGATAAACTCTTTTTGAAAGACGTTCTTTTTATTCCATCTTTCGTTTATAACTTGGTTTCCATCTCCAAACTTGTATCCACACTTAACGTGGAGATTGTTTTCACTTCTAAATCTTGTGTGATTCAGGAACAAATTTCGAAAGAGAAGATTGGTATAGCTAAATCCAATCATGGTCTTTATGTCATCGACAACCATGCTGCTTTGCATACTACATCTCATAAATGTAACAGTGTAGATGTTAATCTTTGGCATGATAGATTAGACCATATGTCAGATGAAAGACTGGCTATTTTGAAACAGAAACACTTGTATATCAATTTCGATAAGACTGGTAGATGTGATTCCTGTCATTTTGCTAAACAGAAAAAGCTCCCTTTTCCTAAGTCCACCTCGTATGTAGCTAATTGTTTTGACATTTTGCATGTTGATATATGGGGACCATATTCTATACCCTCTTTGCATTCTCATAGATACTTCCTTACCATTGTTGATGGTCATTCACGTTTCACATGGGTATATTTGATGTGTAACAAATCTGAGACACGAAAACATCTTGAGCATTTTGTACATCTTATTAAGAACCAATTTGAAAAATCTATAAAGATTATAAGAAGTGATAATGGTCCTAAGTTCAAATGAATGAGTTGTACGATGCTGAAGGAATCATACATCATACTAGCTACGTGGAAACGCCTAAACAAAATGGATTGGTCAAGCGTAAACATCAACATTTGATGAATGTGACTCGTGCTCTTCTTTTCAGGTCACATGTTCCTTCTAAATTTTGGTGCTATGCTCTAGAATACGCTACTTACCTTGTGAACATCACACCAACGCCTTTATTGAAAAATGATTCACCTTTTGAAAgactttataaaagaaaacctGATCTTGACAATTTACGCATATTTGGATGTCTTTGTTTTAGTGGAACGTTAATGGCTAATATGACAAAGCTGGATCCAAGGGCTGACCTTGGTGTCTTTCTTGgttttaagaaaaatacaaaaggatacttagttttaatcttaaaacTCATAGTTTCTCTGTTTCAAGAAATGTTGCTTTTCATGAAGACGCTTTTCCTTACTATGATAAGTCGAATGAAAATGGTGATATTAATGAGAATTCTTTACCTATGGTTAGACCTTTTCCTGATAACATGAATATAGATATCATAGATTTTGATAGTAATTCAAGGTTGTGaaagggatagagaaaatgtgtagatagtagagtgtgaaagtagtagttggagaagtgtatttgtagttgagagtagttgtattggatgttgtgttagttgttcttgatgttacaaaatggtaggatacatgggtatttatagacccatagattattctagaagCTTCTAGCTAGAACTTGAGCaaatagttctagatttttctacatagtagaatgttcttaatttttcttcctatcctaagcttttctccaatactctagaagtttcattacatttcaataactctatcttatattttttagattcttctagaatttgcattatactttaatagaTTTTCAGCCTAAAGCTGACACGCACATAAACAACAATGAAACTAATAATGAAACCCCAAATGATAACAACAATGATAACTTGGAGCAAAATCGTGTCTCTAGAATTAGAAGACCTCCATCATATTTGAAAGAGAAATGATAGGTTGACACCCACATCttaccattttttttaccaCCTTCATAGGTTACAAGTTAAATTATCTTgagttacaagttaattttaagGTGGTAAAAAAAGTGGTAAGATGTGGGTGTTAACCTATCATTTCTCTTGAAAGATTACCACATCTTTTCTAACACCTCGAAAGTTGTTAAGCATCCCATTGAATCCTATGTTTCATATTCACGTTTATCTCCTCATTTTAAGAAAGTCATTTGTTCTCTCAACAGTAACAAGGAACCTACCACTTATGAGGAGGCTGCATGCATCAACGAGTGGTGTGTAGCCATGAATGAAGAGATACAAGCCTTAGAACGAAATGGAACTTGGACAGTATTGGATCTACCACCTAACAAAAGTACTATGGGATGCAAGTGGGTGTACAAGGTGAAGTTCAGAGTTGATGGTACTGTTGAAAGGCACAAAGCACGCCTTGTTGCAAAGGGGTATACACAGATGGAGGGTCTATACTTCTTGGATACTTTCTCACCCGTGGCCAAATTAACTACCATTCGCCTTCTTCTCTCCCTTGCTGCAATAAATAGATGGTACTTAAAATAGTTGGACGTAAACAACGCTTTTCTCCAAGGGGAACTGAATGAGGAAGTGTATATGGACCTTCCACCTTGTATAAGTTCTGCCAAATCCAACCAGGTTTGCGAATTGCATAAGTCACTATATGGTCTCATACAGGCAAGTCGTCAATGGTATGAGAAACTCACAAACCTCTTACGAACTCATGGTTACAAACTATCAAAAGGTGATCACACTCTTTTCGTAAAACATTCTAATGAAAATATGACAGCTCTTTTGATATATGTTGACGATATCATATTGACTGGAAATGAGTTGAATGAAATTAACAATATCACCAAAGTTCTAAATGACacttttaagattaaaaatttaGGGGATTTAACCTTTTTTCTTGGTCTTGAGGTGGCACAGTGCAACCGAGGAATTCATCTTTCGCAACGAAAGTATACTTTGGGCATTCTGTGTGAGACTGACATGCTTGCCTCGGCACCAGTTTCCACTCCCATGCATCTCTCCAAACGCACTACAGTAGACCAGGGAGTGCCTCTTCAAGATCCTACATCTTTTAGGAGGCTTAATGGAAAACTCATATATCTAACAAATACCCGGCCAGATATCACGTACGTTGTACACAACTTGAGCCAACATATTATGTGCACCAACCAACCTGCATCATCAAGCTGCTCTTCGTATATTAAGATATCTGAAACAAAGTCCAGGAGATGGAGTTTTTCTTGCTGCAAACAGTGAGCCCAAGCTCAATGGTTTTAGTGATTCAGACTAGGTTGGATGCCCTGAAACACGTAAATCCTTAATTGGATACATTATTTATCTTGGTCGTTCACCCGTTTCTTGGAGATCTAAGAAGCAGAACATCGTTTCAAGGAGCTCTTCAGAAGTAGAGTATAGAGCTCTCGCTTCAACGACGTGTGAATTGCAATGGTTATTGTATCCTCTAGAAGATCTTCACGTTCAGCACACTCAACCAGCATTATTGTTTTGTGACAATTAATCAGCATCTCAAATTGCCATGAACCTTGTGTTTCATGAACGAAGAAACACATTGAGATAGATTGCCACGTTGTCAGAGAAAAGGTTCAACAAGGAATTATCAAGCTTTTGCCTATCAGTAGTAAGGAACAACATGCAGACATCCTTACCAAAGCACTTGCTCCCTCGGTTTTTCATTTCATACGTTGCAAGCTGGGAATGTTGAACATCCACTCCCAGCTTGAGGGGGGTTGTCAAAGTGATAACATCAGGCTTCAGAATAATGCAAAGACTGACACGTAGTTTGGGTTCTCTTGCGTTCGACATCACTTATTCAACACGTGTGCATGGGCCTCTTTTATCCACCGCACTAAGCCTATTTATACGTGCTTTACTTCTTTCTCTTTTGTAACATACACACAGTACCTTTCTTTTAGTTTTACgtcatttctttctttcttccgCATCTTATTTCTTTAATCATGCAATGTTCTGCCTATCTCATTTGTTCGTTATCGTGGTATTACATGAATCAATCATGGTGCTGCAACTCTAAGACAAAAGAATAGCGTCGGTTAAAAGCGAACATGAGAAGGACAAAGCCAACACTAATGGAAAAGTAGTGTCATTCCAAAGGAAATGGACAAAAAAATCATGGAAATTAGCCTTAGTAGTGTCGATCGACTGTGGTATTCTTGTAGTGATAAAAGTTTTAacattgaattgaaaaaaatttgtattttatcaaATGAAAAATAGTAAAGGTGccatttgattatatatattccTAACAGTGATACTACAAAAGTAAACCCTAACCATAAGTCATGGAATTGTGAAAATGGAATATTGAATTATGGAGTTCGCTTGGATTTACTCTGGAGAGAGTAAAAAGAGAAATGAATATATTGAGTTGTGACAAGATGAtacaacatgataattaaattacataaatttagtGATTGGTGCAATGAAGAAGCTTAGATAGTTCATGAATAACTGTTGGTTGGTATTTTAAGGTTGTGAAGGgaatagagaaaatgtgtagatagtagagtgtgaaagttgTAGTTGGAAGAAGTATGTAGTTGTAGTAGTGAGAGTGGTGTGTTAGATGTGATCTTAGTTCTTGGCATTCATCAAATGATTGagtacatgggtatttatagacctaTAGAGTATTCTAGAAAGTGCTAGCCACAACTTGTGTGGAATTTTCTAGATTTTGCCTATGTAGAATGTTcttgatatttttcttcatatcttaggcttttctactttgttctagaactttcattacatttcaatacTTTTGTCTTATGATTTtctagattcttctagaatttgcattacactttaatactcctccttgatgcaaattcggtaactccaagcatagtgcgtagtagttcaaatcttggtcttgGTAAGGCCTTTGTGAAGATATCTGCAATTTGATCTTCTGTCGGGCAGTACTCAAGTCGtatcttcatatttgtttcCGCTTCTCTGATGAAGTGGTATTTAATTgctatatgttttgttctgcTGTGATGCACAGGATTCTTTGTCATTGCAATGgttgatttattgtcacaattAATTGTAGTAGGGCCACTTTGTTTTTCTCCCATATCTTTAAGTATTCTTCGAAGCCATATAGCCTGACTTGTTGCTTCAGCGGCTGCCACATATTCTGCTTCAGCGGTTGATTGTGCAACTGTGGCTTGCTTCTTTGACGCCCAAGAGAATATCCCCGATCCAAGTGAGAAAGCATAGCCTGAGGTGCTCTTCATGTCGTCCACTGACCCTGCCCAATCACTATCAGTATAACCAAGCAATGTTGGATTGCCTGTGGATTTGTACCATATACCATACTCTTTGGTTCCTTgtagatatcttaaaattcttttgcCTACGCCAAGATGTATTTGGCTTGGGTTTTGCATGAATCTTGATAAGAGACTTGTAGCAAACATGATATCTGGTCGTGTAGCCGTCAGATAAAGTAGACTTCCGACTAGACTCCTGTATCGAGATGCATCAGCTTCTGGTGCGCCATCCACCTTTTGTAGTTTCTCATTCGTCACTAGTGGTGTGCTTACAGGTTTGCACCCGTACATCTTAAATTTCTTTAGCAAATCTTCTGTATATTTCTTTTGTGAGATGAATATTCCATCATCTCTTTGACTTACCTCTATGCCGAGGAAATAACTCATCAAGCCAAGATCAGTCATCTCAAAGGTCTTCATCATATCTTCTTTAAACTCCATCAACATCTTTGTGTTGGTTCCAGTATAAATAAGATCATCTACATATAGAGAGAGTAAAAGAGTATGCTGACCTTGTGTCTTGATGTAAAGTGTAGGCTCACTCTTGCTCCTCCTGAATCCTTGATTGGTGAAATATTGATCGATTCTGCTGTACCATGCACGAGGAGCTTGTTTCAGGCCATATAAAgctttcttcaatctcaacacTTTGCCTTCTTGGCCTTTAACCACAAATCCTGGTGGTTGCTCTATATAGATCTCTTCTTCAAGAACACCATTG encodes:
- the LOC114174174 gene encoding peroxidase 5-like is translated as MDINTPRLLPIISTLVLILVSVSSFASASLKVGFYASTCPSAEEIVRSAVNKAISQNAGIAAGLIRMHFHDCFVRGCDASVLLASTPGNPAERDHFANNPSLRGFEVIEDAKAQLEAACPQTVSCADILALAARDSALKVGGINYDVPTGRRDGRVSIADEAAQNLPAPTLSADELVSRFSRKGLSGDEMVTLSGAHSIGVSHCSAFSKRLYSFNDTFTQDPSMDSSYAETLKANCPAPPSISDPTVSLDPSTPIRLDTKYYDGLINHRGLLTSDQTLFNSQSTREMVLTNANDAAGWSHKFGKAMVQMGSIEVLTDSNGEIRNHCTFVN